One Curtobacterium sp. MCLR17_007 DNA window includes the following coding sequences:
- a CDS encoding ABC transporter permease subunit — protein sequence MYLFILPGMLFFLVFCYVPLLGNVIAFQNFSPFLGISRSPWVGLQNFANMFTDPELVRAIINTIEISFLQIVFSFPAPILLALLLNSLLSDRLRRFVQSVVYLPHFISWVIVIAIWQQILGGAGPVAGLFASIGLDHVNIMANPDTFKILATSQVIWKDMGWGTIIFFAAISGIPRELYEAAACDGASSWRRTWHVTLPGLVPVTSLLLVLTVGNVLSVGFEQLLLQQPIVGADASQVIDTFVYFRGVVGGDWGLAAAAGLVKGAIGTLLVLGANKVAKKIGTGGIF from the coding sequence ATGTACCTGTTCATCCTCCCCGGGATGCTCTTCTTCCTCGTCTTCTGCTACGTCCCACTCCTCGGCAACGTCATCGCGTTCCAAAACTTCTCACCCTTCCTGGGGATCAGCCGCTCCCCTTGGGTCGGGCTACAGAACTTCGCGAACATGTTCACCGACCCCGAGCTCGTCCGCGCGATCATCAACACGATCGAGATCTCGTTCCTACAGATCGTCTTCTCGTTCCCAGCGCCGATCCTGCTCGCGTTGCTGCTGAACAGCTTGCTATCGGACCGGCTGCGCCGATTCGTGCAGTCGGTGGTCTACCTGCCGCACTTCATCTCATGGGTGATCGTAATCGCGATCTGGCAGCAGATCCTCGGCGGCGCCGGCCCTGTGGCCGGGCTCTTCGCGAGCATCGGCTTGGACCACGTCAACATCATGGCCAACCCCGATACGTTTAAGATCCTGGCCACGTCCCAAGTCATCTGGAAAGACATGGGTTGGGGAACGATCATCTTCTTCGCCGCGATCTCCGGCATCCCCCGAGAACTCTACGAAGCAGCAGCGTGCGACGGCGCGAGCTCGTGGCGCCGCACCTGGCACGTCACCCTTCCAGGGCTCGTTCCCGTCACCTCGCTCCTGCTCGTGCTCACCGTCGGGAACGTGCTTTCCGTCGGTTTCGAGCAGCTGCTCCTGCAGCAGCCCATCGTCGGAGCCGACGCCTCGCAAGTCATTGACACGTTCGTTTACTTCCGCGGTGTCGTCGGAGGCGACTGGGGCCTCGCAGCCGCGGCCGGCCTGGTCAAGGGCGCCATCGGCACACTTCTCGTCCTCGGGGCCAACAAGGTCGCCAAGAAGATCGGAACAGGAGGGATTTTCTGA
- a CDS encoding carboxylesterase family protein: MTRTNTGLTARTPQGTVVGRSVSTPDGSAVAFLGIPYAHAERFKAPQPAMSWPGERLCVAAGPAAPQDPIRADVMDESGCLNANVWVPANAAASPLPVLVWIHGGGHLYGSNTNALCDGARLAAAEGIIVVAINYRLGALGYLSLASVLGSEYADSSNLALLDAVAALRWVSVSIAEFGGDPARVTIMGQSAGAVMVASLLAMPSASGLFSRALIESGSGERARDAGHGERLTADLLTELAATPTDLLTMPAEQIVAGQEALVRRRSAGRPNLDLAFAPLIDGRTLTARPVDLIREGASADVELVIGTNRNEASGFVDLRAEPAVDVLEAHVEQLMHGSPAASVVTYRAALDADTNRPNSLAETLEACMADLIYRQPSQRLLDARRDASAWTRSYLFEWQRPDADWIRRAGHSLELPFIFRHIDDSADAEAEVGVEPPLQLRDQMSAMWGALVRDEDLQPWPTYGEHRRTAIFSEHFRIESDPRGSIRRLVAQHNA; the protein is encoded by the coding sequence ATGACGCGCACGAACACCGGCTTGACCGCTCGGACACCACAGGGGACCGTCGTCGGACGCTCCGTCTCCACCCCAGACGGCAGCGCAGTCGCCTTCCTCGGCATTCCGTATGCACACGCTGAGCGCTTCAAGGCTCCGCAGCCTGCGATGTCGTGGCCGGGGGAGCGTCTCTGCGTCGCCGCCGGGCCGGCAGCTCCGCAGGATCCGATACGCGCAGACGTCATGGATGAGTCGGGGTGCTTGAACGCCAACGTCTGGGTTCCGGCAAATGCCGCAGCTTCACCGCTTCCCGTCCTCGTCTGGATCCACGGCGGAGGGCACCTGTACGGGTCGAACACGAATGCGCTGTGCGACGGCGCTCGACTCGCGGCGGCAGAGGGAATCATCGTGGTCGCGATCAACTACCGGCTCGGCGCTCTTGGCTACCTCAGCCTTGCGAGCGTCCTGGGATCCGAATACGCCGACAGTTCGAATCTGGCGCTGCTCGACGCAGTCGCAGCGCTGCGCTGGGTGAGCGTGAGCATCGCAGAGTTCGGCGGGGATCCTGCGCGGGTCACCATCATGGGGCAGTCCGCCGGCGCCGTCATGGTCGCGAGTCTTCTCGCGATGCCATCGGCTAGCGGACTCTTCTCTCGGGCGCTCATCGAGAGCGGCAGCGGAGAACGGGCGCGGGATGCAGGTCACGGCGAGCGTCTCACCGCAGATCTCCTCACGGAACTCGCTGCAACGCCGACCGATCTGCTCACGATGCCCGCCGAGCAGATCGTGGCTGGTCAAGAGGCGCTGGTCAGGAGACGTTCCGCCGGCCGCCCGAACCTCGATCTCGCCTTCGCGCCACTCATCGACGGCCGGACGCTTACCGCCCGACCAGTCGACTTGATCCGAGAAGGCGCCTCCGCAGACGTCGAGCTTGTCATCGGCACCAACCGCAACGAAGCATCCGGGTTCGTCGACCTTCGAGCCGAACCCGCCGTCGACGTGCTCGAAGCGCACGTCGAGCAGCTCATGCACGGGTCGCCCGCAGCGTCGGTCGTGACCTACCGCGCCGCGCTCGATGCAGACACCAACCGCCCGAACAGCCTCGCCGAGACCCTAGAAGCCTGCATGGCAGACCTCATCTACCGGCAGCCCTCCCAACGTCTGCTCGACGCGCGTCGAGACGCGTCAGCGTGGACACGCTCGTACCTCTTCGAATGGCAACGCCCGGACGCCGATTGGATCAGGCGTGCCGGCCACTCGCTCGAGCTCCCGTTCATCTTCCGACACATCGACGACAGCGCCGATGCGGAAGCCGAAGTAGGGGTCGAGCCGCCACTGCAACTGCGGGACCAGATGAGCGCCATGTGGGGCGCGCTGGTTCGCGACGAGGATCTCCAACCCTGGCCGACCTATGGAGAGCACCGCCGCACCGCGATCTTCAGCGAACACTTCCGCATCGAATCTGACCCCCGCGGCTCCATCCGTCGACTGGTCGCGCAGCACAACGCCTGA
- a CDS encoding ROK family transcriptional regulator: protein MSLIPPVGRSIDAVRRQNLSSVVSVLHRDGATTRSQITRATGLARSSVASLVEELESAGIVTQRFDDHLGAKGRPSASVAATDRYLGVGVNTDVDGVHVAFVSLDGRVVDEAHAASSDVPTPEEAAALVGELLQQLRQRHGDAVVVGLCAAIPGRVTKDKTFVLNAPHLRWRNAPFAQLLQDATGFPSVLAFDSQVGLHAETLWGAARGADDIVSFYGGPGGIGAAAMVDGHILDGRSGSAARLGHVTVANDGPTCICGSVGCLTTVVSQHQLASVFGARDGSLQRIRDAIRADPSAAFERFLVRQADYLGVALRAATFAYDPQLILLGGFFGVLLDHGREHLERAVSANLMSSSEPPVLKTPALGEQQLVIGAGAVAFSAFITDPMRRERVGATL, encoded by the coding sequence ATGTCGCTCATCCCGCCAGTCGGTCGAAGCATCGACGCTGTTCGTCGCCAGAACCTGTCATCGGTTGTGTCCGTTCTGCACCGCGATGGTGCAACGACTCGGTCTCAAATCACGCGAGCAACGGGTCTTGCACGCTCAAGCGTTGCTTCTCTGGTCGAGGAGTTGGAATCGGCAGGCATCGTCACGCAGCGCTTCGACGATCACCTCGGAGCGAAGGGGCGTCCGTCCGCGTCGGTGGCTGCGACGGATCGCTACCTCGGCGTCGGCGTCAACACCGATGTCGACGGTGTCCACGTCGCGTTCGTATCGCTCGACGGCAGGGTGGTCGACGAGGCCCACGCGGCTTCTTCGGACGTACCCACTCCCGAAGAAGCTGCCGCTCTGGTTGGGGAGCTTCTGCAGCAACTTCGCCAGCGACACGGTGACGCGGTCGTCGTCGGCTTGTGCGCGGCCATCCCGGGGCGCGTGACGAAAGACAAGACTTTCGTCCTGAACGCCCCGCATCTGCGGTGGCGGAACGCACCCTTCGCTCAGTTGCTGCAGGACGCCACTGGTTTCCCGTCCGTCTTGGCGTTCGACTCGCAGGTCGGGCTCCACGCGGAGACGCTCTGGGGCGCAGCCCGCGGTGCGGATGACATCGTCTCCTTCTACGGCGGCCCCGGCGGCATCGGAGCCGCCGCGATGGTCGACGGCCACATCCTCGACGGCCGCTCGGGATCCGCCGCGCGTCTTGGGCATGTCACCGTCGCAAACGACGGCCCAACATGTATCTGCGGGAGCGTTGGGTGCCTCACGACGGTCGTATCGCAGCATCAGCTGGCATCTGTGTTCGGAGCGCGAGACGGGAGTCTTCAGCGCATCCGTGATGCCATCCGTGCCGACCCCAGTGCCGCCTTCGAACGCTTCCTCGTACGCCAGGCTGACTACCTCGGTGTGGCGCTGCGAGCTGCGACCTTCGCGTACGACCCGCAACTGATCCTGCTCGGCGGATTCTTCGGTGTCCTGCTCGATCACGGCCGTGAGCACCTCGAGCGTGCGGTGAGCGCGAACCTGATGTCATCCAGCGAACCGCCGGTTTTGAAGACACCCGCGCTCGGAGAGCAGCAACTGGTGATCGGTGCCGGCGCTGTGGCGTTCAGTGCGTTCATCACCGACCCGATGCGTCGGGAGCGGGTCGGCGCGACGTTGTGA
- a CDS encoding carbohydrate ABC transporter permease: MVAIEARHARRQRPQRARDARPPWVEVPSVAIRLAKITVIAIIVVVMLYPFIYIIAMSFASANSDLSGFWPTAFSFDAYQSILGGGVVTRALMVSAFVTIVGTFCSLALTTTLAYGLTRTRDVPFARAILLLVLATMFFGAGIIPNFLVVKSLGLIDSLWSLILPVMVSAFNVVVVRNFFMGIPASLLEAARIDGASNWTIFRSIILPLSKPVLAVIGLFSAVGYWNSYFNALLYISDTAKWPIQVVLNQYVIQGSLLANLQGSNIVTPPSQSVQMAVVVLATLPILIVYPFLQRHFAHGMLTGAVKE, from the coding sequence ATGGTCGCCATCGAAGCCCGTCACGCACGACGCCAACGACCGCAACGCGCCCGCGACGCACGACCGCCATGGGTCGAAGTCCCATCCGTCGCCATCCGACTCGCGAAGATCACCGTCATCGCCATCATCGTGGTCGTGATGCTCTACCCCTTCATCTACATCATCGCCATGAGCTTCGCGTCCGCGAACTCCGACCTCAGCGGCTTCTGGCCCACGGCGTTCTCATTCGACGCCTATCAGTCCATCCTCGGCGGCGGCGTGGTCACCCGAGCGTTGATGGTGAGCGCCTTCGTGACGATCGTCGGTACGTTCTGCTCGTTGGCACTCACGACCACCCTGGCTTACGGACTCACACGGACCCGCGACGTGCCCTTCGCACGCGCAATCCTCCTCCTCGTGCTCGCCACCATGTTCTTCGGCGCCGGCATCATCCCCAACTTCCTCGTCGTGAAGTCCCTCGGACTCATCGACTCGCTCTGGTCGCTCATCCTGCCCGTGATGGTTTCGGCCTTCAACGTGGTCGTCGTCCGGAACTTCTTCATGGGCATCCCCGCAAGCCTCCTCGAAGCAGCACGCATTGACGGAGCATCGAACTGGACCATCTTCCGAAGCATCATCCTGCCGTTGTCCAAGCCGGTCCTCGCCGTCATAGGGCTGTTCTCCGCCGTGGGTTACTGGAACAGCTACTTCAACGCTCTGCTCTACATCAGCGACACGGCGAAGTGGCCGATCCAAGTCGTCCTGAACCAGTACGTGATCCAGGGGTCGCTCCTCGCGAACCTGCAGGGAAGCAACATCGTCACTCCGCCATCGCAATCCGTCCAGATGGCAGTCGTGGTCCTCGCAACGCTGCCCATCCTGATCGTCTACCCCTTCCTGCAGCGGCACTTCGCCCACGGGATGCTCACGGGGGCGGTCAAGGAATGA
- a CDS encoding extracellular solute-binding protein, producing MPESPTRTSFSRRSILAFGMASAAGLALTACTGGGAVISQSLLAGGAVRLPTYRKARAAIGANRLTSTVEGLPDIYTSSPTRYFTSVDAPPAAGSTIRTLQMLWFSPPAPEGKNPVWRRLNRDLRASFDPLLASADNYNSKLATVLAGGKLPDLMFVQDQVPVGAQAFTAGAFADLSHYLSGDKILDYPNLANIPTYAWKAALKNGRIAGIPHVNPAVTSAPTIRTDLMQLAGFSQQPTSTTELLDMFTAIGKIGSHQGKRVWAIGGLGTGQIQTLARWMFGVGADWRIDNRGNLTYFLETDEFEEAVGYLRLLWQRGAFHPDALALGTDVQRSKEKQLWTEGHFAFEHDSPPWLAQQGMEQVEEGTKGAAVDFLVPPVAPGRSLAVAQDPGYWGIVAIAAAAEKDPRRMRELLGVCNYFAAPYGSSEALFLGSGIEGYNFRFGTGHAVEPIDNADATTNLQGLRWLGANAPSYIALDAKNAKRKDSLLHELELLTTAAKVDPTVGMYSPTQVSTSAQLTALNEDWRNKVVSGRAPLSAIATWRKQWRANGGDQVRHEFEKAIRDAK from the coding sequence ATGCCTGAATCCCCGACCCGAACCTCGTTCTCACGCCGAAGCATCCTCGCGTTCGGAATGGCGAGCGCTGCCGGGCTCGCGCTCACCGCCTGCACCGGCGGCGGCGCCGTCATCTCCCAGAGCCTCCTCGCGGGCGGCGCAGTGCGGCTGCCAACGTACCGGAAGGCTCGAGCCGCGATCGGCGCGAACCGCTTGACCAGCACTGTCGAAGGGCTGCCGGACATCTACACGTCGTCTCCGACGAGGTACTTCACGAGTGTCGACGCGCCTCCAGCGGCGGGCTCCACGATTCGCACACTGCAAATGCTCTGGTTCTCCCCTCCCGCGCCCGAGGGAAAGAACCCAGTGTGGAGGCGACTCAACCGAGACCTCCGCGCAAGTTTTGACCCGCTGCTCGCCAGTGCGGACAACTACAACAGCAAGCTCGCGACCGTCCTCGCCGGCGGGAAACTCCCCGACCTGATGTTCGTACAGGACCAGGTGCCCGTCGGTGCCCAAGCCTTCACCGCTGGGGCGTTCGCTGACCTCAGCCACTATCTCTCCGGCGACAAGATCCTCGACTACCCGAACCTGGCGAACATCCCGACGTACGCCTGGAAGGCCGCGCTGAAGAACGGTCGTATCGCCGGGATCCCACACGTCAACCCAGCGGTCACCTCCGCTCCGACCATTCGGACTGACCTGATGCAGCTCGCCGGCTTCTCTCAACAGCCGACGTCGACGACGGAGCTGCTGGACATGTTCACCGCGATCGGGAAGATCGGGTCCCATCAAGGCAAACGCGTCTGGGCCATCGGCGGACTCGGCACCGGTCAGATCCAGACGCTCGCACGATGGATGTTCGGCGTGGGTGCGGACTGGAGGATCGACAACCGCGGAAATCTCACCTACTTCCTCGAGACGGACGAGTTCGAAGAGGCCGTCGGCTACCTCCGACTGCTTTGGCAACGCGGCGCATTCCACCCCGACGCGCTCGCGCTCGGTACCGACGTGCAGCGCAGCAAGGAGAAGCAGCTCTGGACGGAGGGGCACTTCGCGTTCGAGCACGACTCGCCACCATGGCTGGCGCAGCAAGGTATGGAACAGGTCGAAGAGGGCACGAAGGGGGCCGCAGTCGACTTCCTCGTCCCGCCGGTGGCTCCCGGCCGTTCTCTGGCCGTCGCACAGGATCCCGGCTACTGGGGCATCGTCGCCATCGCCGCCGCCGCGGAGAAGGACCCGCGGCGGATGCGGGAACTCCTCGGCGTCTGCAACTACTTCGCCGCGCCGTACGGATCGTCCGAGGCGCTCTTCCTCGGCAGCGGCATCGAGGGATACAACTTCCGGTTCGGCACCGGGCACGCCGTCGAGCCCATCGACAACGCTGATGCCACCACCAATCTGCAAGGCCTCCGATGGCTCGGGGCGAACGCACCGTCGTACATCGCGCTCGATGCGAAGAACGCCAAGCGGAAGGACAGCCTCCTACACGAGTTGGAGCTCCTGACCACTGCAGCGAAGGTCGACCCGACCGTCGGGATGTACTCCCCGACACAGGTCAGCACGTCCGCGCAACTCACCGCCCTCAACGAGGACTGGCGCAACAAAGTGGTCTCCGGCCGCGCACCGCTTTCAGCCATCGCGACGTGGCGCAAGCAATGGCGCGCCAACGGCGGCGACCAGGTCCGGCACGAATTCGAGAAAGCGATCCGCGATGCGAAGTGA
- a CDS encoding ThuA domain-containing protein, translating into MFTSRTSDRRPQARLWTGNGSFQDEYHDFDSTSAHIAAILEAVGVEVLTEPIDQAIATEPHADLILVNTAKRRPASRESDALVNARLADMLHSSTPLLAFHVSATAFAEVPAWEQLLGGRWVAEQTWHPPIGPARIEPTEAGTELRAPARTFSLFDERYTDLRVSPWTRILAEHEQDGNRHPVVWTHEFRGLRTAYDGLGHDLRSYESDEHIQLIQAIVRWLLPDFSLSET; encoded by the coding sequence ATGTTCACGTCTCGAACAAGCGACCGTCGGCCTCAAGCGCGTCTCTGGACCGGAAACGGGAGCTTCCAAGACGAGTACCACGACTTCGATTCGACGTCTGCGCACATCGCCGCCATCCTCGAAGCCGTCGGCGTCGAGGTGCTCACCGAACCGATTGACCAGGCCATCGCGACCGAGCCACACGCCGATCTGATCCTGGTGAATACGGCAAAACGTCGACCAGCATCGCGGGAGTCCGACGCACTCGTGAACGCGCGTTTGGCGGACATGCTCCATTCGAGCACGCCCCTGCTTGCCTTCCACGTATCAGCGACGGCGTTCGCAGAGGTGCCAGCATGGGAACAGCTACTCGGCGGGCGATGGGTTGCGGAACAGACCTGGCACCCGCCGATCGGTCCAGCACGGATCGAGCCCACGGAAGCTGGAACAGAGCTTCGTGCTCCAGCGCGAACGTTCTCGCTCTTCGACGAGCGCTACACGGACCTGCGAGTGTCTCCATGGACGCGGATCCTCGCCGAGCATGAGCAGGACGGGAACAGGCATCCAGTCGTCTGGACGCACGAGTTCCGCGGACTCCGAACGGCGTACGACGGACTCGGACACGACCTCCGCTCCTATGAGTCCGACGAGCACATCCAACTCATCCAGGCTATCGTTCGGTGGCTCCTCCCAGATTTTTCTTTGTCCGAGACGTGA
- a CDS encoding cellulase family glycosylhydrolase → MRRAATHLPVDGGKQAWIGVNFWSKTGGPLMWRHYDGEVISAELAQLKQHGINLTRSFLFWPDFHPQPDELSEEMLAKFADFLRRHERAGVQTIPTFIVGHMSGENWDPVWRNGRDVFGDVWFVGRQAWYIKEVVRRFAADPVIAGWLLTNEVPIYADWQSRGVGTLDADDVSAWAQILIDAVRAGGGQQPVSIGDGSWGVEVTGKDNGFRSRQLEPLVDFLGPHVYRMEDDQVRQHLGAAFICELLDFHEKPVVLEEFGVTSDYVGEENAAHYYRQVLHNTLLAGATGWIPWNNVDYDAQAEIAPYSHHPFEMHFGLIDDQGRPKLQLLEVQKFAALLERVQFSQLQRPDTSTAILVSSFLEAMYPFTTPEDGPTVFTVARQSYVAAREADLPVAVVREADGVPRDVRLIIVPATKALRADTWPELMDRAESGALVYASYFNGVHANQRGSWWPKLDETFGVKKQLRYGLIAPVEHDTVTIEFLTDLGDIARGERLTFAVGGTADGRSFLPVELDGAEVIAVDGDGWPALVRRNVGAGALVLSTYPFEYFAASTPRVNPEPTARLYAALANEAGATPEVTVESPLVLTAVMEHSDGRRFVWFVNQSDSTMDVGPKTSATMRTLDSGAPIATVRLEPFGVEVLELLS, encoded by the coding sequence ATGAGACGCGCTGCAACCCACCTCCCCGTTGACGGAGGCAAGCAGGCCTGGATCGGGGTGAACTTCTGGTCGAAGACCGGTGGGCCGCTGATGTGGCGCCACTACGACGGGGAGGTCATCAGTGCGGAACTCGCGCAGCTCAAGCAACACGGGATCAACCTCACCAGGAGCTTCCTCTTCTGGCCCGATTTCCATCCGCAGCCGGATGAGCTGTCTGAGGAGATGCTGGCCAAGTTCGCGGACTTCCTGCGTCGGCACGAGCGTGCAGGCGTCCAGACCATACCAACGTTCATCGTCGGGCACATGTCCGGTGAGAACTGGGACCCTGTGTGGCGGAACGGTCGAGACGTATTCGGCGACGTGTGGTTCGTCGGCCGCCAGGCTTGGTACATCAAGGAAGTCGTACGACGATTCGCCGCCGACCCCGTCATCGCTGGCTGGCTCTTGACCAACGAGGTGCCCATCTACGCCGATTGGCAGTCACGCGGTGTCGGCACCCTGGACGCCGATGACGTCTCGGCGTGGGCACAGATCCTGATCGACGCAGTCCGTGCTGGCGGCGGACAGCAACCGGTCTCGATCGGCGATGGTTCGTGGGGTGTGGAGGTCACCGGGAAGGACAATGGGTTCCGGAGCCGTCAGCTCGAGCCGCTCGTCGACTTCCTCGGCCCGCATGTCTACCGCATGGAAGACGACCAGGTCCGACAGCATCTCGGAGCCGCGTTCATCTGCGAGCTCCTCGACTTCCATGAGAAACCGGTCGTGCTCGAGGAGTTCGGCGTCACCAGTGACTACGTCGGGGAAGAGAACGCTGCGCACTACTACCGACAGGTCCTGCACAACACACTGCTCGCCGGTGCGACCGGCTGGATCCCCTGGAACAACGTCGACTACGACGCGCAAGCCGAGATCGCACCGTACTCGCATCACCCGTTCGAGATGCACTTCGGGCTCATCGATGACCAGGGGAGACCGAAGCTCCAGCTGCTCGAGGTGCAGAAGTTCGCGGCGCTGCTCGAACGAGTCCAGTTCTCCCAACTCCAGCGGCCTGACACATCGACCGCGATACTGGTCTCGTCGTTCTTGGAGGCGATGTACCCGTTCACCACACCCGAGGACGGACCGACCGTGTTCACTGTCGCACGGCAGTCCTACGTCGCCGCGCGAGAAGCTGACCTGCCCGTGGCAGTGGTCCGAGAAGCAGATGGAGTGCCGAGGGATGTGCGGCTCATCATTGTGCCCGCGACGAAAGCCCTCCGGGCCGACACATGGCCGGAGCTCATGGACCGGGCGGAGAGCGGAGCGCTCGTGTATGCCTCGTACTTCAACGGCGTTCATGCCAATCAACGAGGGTCCTGGTGGCCGAAGCTCGATGAGACATTCGGTGTGAAGAAGCAGCTCCGGTATGGTCTCATCGCTCCAGTGGAGCACGACACCGTCACGATCGAGTTCCTCACGGATCTCGGTGACATCGCCCGCGGGGAACGCCTCACCTTCGCCGTCGGAGGTACCGCAGACGGGCGCTCGTTCCTCCCGGTTGAGCTCGACGGTGCTGAGGTGATCGCGGTCGACGGCGATGGTTGGCCTGCGCTCGTTCGTCGGAACGTCGGTGCGGGAGCACTGGTCCTGTCGACCTACCCGTTCGAGTACTTCGCGGCGTCGACGCCCCGGGTCAACCCGGAACCGACAGCGCGCCTCTACGCTGCTCTCGCCAACGAGGCAGGAGCGACTCCTGAAGTCACCGTGGAGAGCCCACTTGTCCTCACCGCAGTCATGGAGCACTCCGACGGCCGCCGGTTTGTCTGGTTCGTGAACCAGAGCGATTCGACGATGGACGTCGGTCCAAAGACCTCCGCGACGATGCGGACTCTCGACAGTGGGGCTCCTATCGCCACGGTGCGGCTCGAGCCGTTCGGCGTGGAAGTGTTGGAGTTGCTTTCGTGA
- a CDS encoding aldo/keto reductase, whose protein sequence is MSGRSEAARPFGATGLQVPPITIGTARWRDGTGRVARAAHTDALLTSLTDADQPFVLDTANSYGNSEQRIGDFYASRGGVPGHALIQTKADRDFATGDFSGARMRQSLQESCDRLRLPALPMVYIHDPENTSWDQAMAADGPVGALIEAREEGLIEHLGLSGGTVDVMERYVRTGHFEALVTHMRWTLVDRSADALLSAAHERGMGIMNAAPYGGGLLAQYPAATSRYAYGEAAPEVAAAADSIGRACADHDIPIAAAALQFSARDDRIDSTIVGVLEQNDWNATSELLRVAVPQSLWDTVEAVLPPASLWQR, encoded by the coding sequence ATGAGCGGTCGATCAGAAGCCGCGCGGCCGTTCGGCGCCACCGGCCTTCAAGTACCCCCGATCACCATCGGAACCGCCCGTTGGCGCGATGGGACCGGGCGGGTGGCTCGCGCGGCACACACGGACGCGTTGCTGACGAGCCTGACCGACGCTGACCAACCGTTCGTATTGGACACAGCGAACAGCTACGGCAACAGCGAGCAGCGCATCGGCGACTTCTACGCGTCCCGAGGAGGCGTGCCAGGACACGCCCTCATCCAGACCAAGGCCGATCGCGACTTCGCGACCGGGGACTTCTCCGGCGCCCGGATGCGACAGTCCCTGCAGGAGAGCTGCGATCGGCTCCGACTCCCGGCGCTGCCCATGGTCTACATCCATGACCCAGAGAACACATCGTGGGATCAAGCGATGGCAGCCGACGGGCCGGTCGGAGCCCTGATCGAAGCACGGGAGGAAGGGCTCATCGAGCACCTGGGGCTCTCGGGAGGAACCGTCGATGTGATGGAGCGGTACGTGAGGACGGGCCACTTCGAGGCGCTGGTCACCCACATGCGTTGGACGCTCGTTGACCGATCCGCCGACGCGCTGCTCTCTGCCGCACACGAGCGCGGAATGGGCATCATGAACGCTGCCCCCTACGGAGGGGGGCTCCTCGCCCAGTACCCGGCAGCCACGTCGCGGTACGCATACGGCGAGGCAGCTCCCGAGGTGGCCGCCGCCGCAGATTCGATCGGCCGCGCCTGTGCCGATCACGACATCCCCATCGCAGCCGCAGCACTCCAGTTCTCCGCGCGAGACGACCGCATCGACTCCACGATCGTCGGTGTGCTCGAGCAGAACGACTGGAACGCGACGAGCGAGCTCCTCCGCGTCGCCGTGCCGCAGTCGTTGTGGGACACCGTGGAGGCGGTCCTGCCGCCGGCGTCGCTCTGGCAGCGCTAG